In Gadus macrocephalus chromosome 4, ASM3116895v1, the following proteins share a genomic window:
- the rln1 gene encoding prorelaxin H1 → MLLRVAVAAVLVLVCVCSGAANGLLVPRDYGVKLCGREFIRAVIFTCGGSRWKRSLDDHLDPFQRNYYSDVPQEEANQPSWQKDYAKVIEVVPYPHPPPSFSDTLADLLAAFGRDAGGPVRTQDPLGDFHLSMTSEQQGKQSSVEWPQASSSLRRKRNFSLGVAGMCCNLGCTKNDIGHLC, encoded by the exons atgcTTCTGAGAGTGGCCGTGGCggcggtgctggtgctggtgtgtgtgtgcagcggggCGGCGAACGGGCTGCTGGTCCCCCGGGACTACGGGGTGAAGCTCTGCGGGAGGGAGTTCATCAGAGCCGTCATATTCACATGCGGCGGCTCCCGCTGGAAACGCTCCTTAGACGACCACTTGG acCCCTTCCAGAGGAACTACTACAGTGACGTCCCACAAGAAGAAGCCAACCAACCAAGCTGGCAGAAAGATTACGCTAAAGTAATAGAGGTCGTCCcgtacccccacccaccccccagcTTCAGCGACACGTTGGCCGACCTGCTGGCTGCGTTCGGGCGGGACGCCGGGGGCCCGGTGCGCACGCAGGACCCTCTGGGGGATTTTCACCTGTCCATGACGTCAGAGCAGCAGGGAAAACAATCGAGCGTCGAGTGGCCCCAAGCCTCCTCCTcattgaggaggaagaggaacttTTCTCTTGGCGTTGCCGGGATGTGCTGCAACCTGGGCTGCACCAAGAACGACATAGGACACCTGTGCTGA